One segment of Salvelinus fontinalis isolate EN_2023a chromosome 12, ASM2944872v1, whole genome shotgun sequence DNA contains the following:
- the LOC129866954 gene encoding nuclear factor of activated T-cells 5-like isoform X2, with product MPSDFISLLSADLDLNSPKSLYSKESVYDLLPKELQLQSSSSQTDTPTMSQKSGGEAGPPPSAAMASAISSSPSPSSLATGGPSSDPSTSAMDQSQPPLLHHHPSGGAREGSGAPEGSEREGVEGALPASEGGGGNGTSSGTGGGDPGEAGGVGSQQQPQNTPSKRRPVLSISPPPEDLFDDSSMSCQEDPAPAGPAGPDSEHSSSIWADDSASNFSLISSSSYNDNTEVPRKSRKRTPRQRPGAKPAPPEDSMDVFDADSATAPHFVLSQLGPDKASPKPSSLEAGCLLKGGLLSGQCPQKSEGKELKILVQPETQHRARYLTEGSRGSVKDRTQQGFPTVKLEGVSEPVVLQVFVASDTGRVKPHGFYQACRVTGRNTTACKEVDIEGTTVIEVPLEPSSAMSLAVDCVGILKLRNADVEARIGVAGSKKKSTRARLAFRVNIPQPDGSVLALQTTSSPILCTQPAGVPEILKKSLHSCSVRGGEELFIIGKNFLKGTKVIFQENPADDDSWQAEAEIDMELFHQNHVVVKVPPYHSLSVSSPVSVGVYITTNAGRSHDNQPFMYTPDSDKSLNMSVKIEGSSLVKACTFNDQINYLASDPAQSAGELVKRHEVTPMEVSSNTSSTALFKPPSDALILVQQTLELSSSTPPRNESFPGPMPLQPGDVDLPHASVFPSLEPFSTIQKQDIAPITPFPVSSDTTTLPPVPPEVPQQFLRDPQESVPQEASNSCGRVMVVGMSQMAPPSQAPQVPQFPQDGVAQLERAVRELQAGGSSLVQQVLEAAVAQQQLNSVLYSPTSSTDSLQQNVQDTMNSLRLGCTEGSLATQQQQLQQQLQQQQILGNMQQIQQQQQIQQQQQIQQQQQIQQQQQIQQQQQIQQQQQIQQQQQIQQQQQIQQQQQIQQQQQIQQQQQIQQHQDLGNIQLQPQLLIQPQDQQLQQQQQILGNLQQLQHQQFQQQQQQQVLGNIQLQDQQLQQQQQVLGNLQQQNQAVGNMQHLQQQQQQQQVLENFQQQLQAELLQPQIHSSSHPQQQPVSLLQQAGELLTIQTSSFPHQPPSHTSPPQQLLQSPRPLSESPSPQLQVQAALLQNTLTVLTSGSLDHEQQVTGSTLFLSPNTLSSQGSRQQLAFLSSMETSASEHQTVSVFQPQTQQQQSTPMDQQQSPQQTQPQQTQQQRPMAQQGSLFQTNTLSSSQHPQPQPTDLLLCTASLNPQALPPTLLFSTQDPSMGSSTPHPQNTPAPLLFSQPTMVGIRVGVAQSDPAEPMSFQDQSSTVGGTTASINPPQQGMFQGQQPMQVSSSSGSGPDSQQVELYLPQGSLSGLQSNMATQELEHQAAAAATIFVMQSGLGVVELQSTASSPGQRPPEQLFQTGVSRNVGQPGGQPNLFVFGLQNDSSQLMTSAGPTLSAQSQPQNANPVQANHIQSLLDSDMAQTATPMQTNLQTPMQTNTHTAMQTNIQTAIETSLPTLMQTSLQNAIQTNMQTSMSTSQKMEDLLESLQKQ from the exons ATGCCCTCTGATTTTATATCCCTCCTCAGCGCTGATCTCGACCTTAATTCCCCCAAATCCCTTTACTCTAAAG agTCTGTGTATGACCTCCTCCCTAAGGAGCTCCAGCTGCAGTCATCCTCctcccagacagacacaccaaccatGAGCCAGAAGAGCGGGGGAGAGGCCGGACCGCCCCCTTCTGCAGCCATGGCCTCAG CCATCTCATCCAGCCCTTCTCCATCCTCTTTGGCCACGGGAGGCCCCAGCTCGGACCCCTCTACCTCAGCCATGGACCAGTCCcagcctcctcttctccaccACCATCCCAGTGGGGGTGCCAGAGAGGGGTCAGGAGCCCCAGAAGGATcagagagggaaggggtggagGGAGCTCTGCCTGCCTCTGAAGGTGGAGGTGGCAATGGGACCAGCTctggaacaggaggaggagacccAGGAGAGGCAGGGGGGGTGGGATCCCAGCAGCAGCCCCAGAACACCCCCTCTAAGCGGAGGCCAGTGTTGAGCATCTCCCCCCCTCCGGAGGACCTGTTTGATGACAGCAGTATGTCCTGCCAGGAGGATCCAGCCCCGGCCGGGCCAGCAGGTCCAGACTCAGAACATAGCAGCAGCATCTGGGCTGACGACTCGGCCTCCAACTTCAGCCTGATCAGCTCCAGCTCCTACAACGACAACACAGAGGTGCCCCGCAAGTCCCGTAAACGCACCCCCCGCCAGCGGCCCGGGGCCAAGCCTGCACCCCCAGAGGACAGCATGGACGTGTTTGATGCAGACAGCGCCACGGCCCCACACTTTGTACTGTCTCAGCTGGGCCCAGACAAGGCCAGCCCCAAGCCCAG TTCTCTGGAGGCTGGGTGTCTGCTGAAGGGAGGCCTGCTGTCAGGTCAGTGTCCCCAGAAGAGTGAGGGCAAGGAGCTGAAGATCCTGGTGCAGCCAGAGACCCAGCACCGGGCACGCTACCTGACCGAGGGCAGCCGCGGCTCTGTCAAAGACCGCACCCAACAGGGCTTCCCCACGGTCAAG tTAGAGGGTGTCAGTGAGCCGGTGGTGCTGCAGGTGTTTGTGGCCAGTGACACAGGCAGAGTGAAGCCTCATGGGTTCTACCAGGCCTGCAGGGTGACAGGACGCAACACCACGGCCTGCAAGGAGGTGGACATCGAGGGGACCACCGTCATAGAGGTCCCTCTGGAGCCCAGCAGCGCCATGTCACTTGC GGTTGATTGTGTGGGGATCCTGAAGCTGCGTAACGCAGACGTGGAGGCTCGTATAGGAGTGGCCGGGTCCAAGAAGAAGAGCACCCGGGCCAGGCTGGCATTCAGGGTCAACATCCCCCAGCCTGATGGGTCTGTCCTAGCCCTACAGACCACCTCGTCACCCATCCTCTGCA CCCAGCCAGCAGGGGTGCCAGAGATCCTGAAGAAGAGTCTCCACAGCTGttcagtgagaggaggagaggagctctTCATCATAGGGAAGAACTTCCTCAAAGGAACCAAGGTCATCTTCCAGGAGAACCCAGCAG ATGATGACTCGTGGCAGGCCGAGGCAGAGATTGACATGGAGCTGTTCCATCAG AACCATGTGGTGGTGAAGGTTCCGCCGtaccacagtctgtctgtctcctctcctgtctctgtgggCGTCTACATCACGACCAATGCCGGGAGGTCACATGACAACCAGCCCTTCATGTATACCCCAGACTCAG ATAAGTCCCTGAACATGTCTGTGAAGATAGAGGGTTCTTCTCTGGTCAAGGCCTGCACCTTCAATGACCAGATCAATTATCTGGCCTCTGACCCTGCCCAGTCTGCTGGCGAACTGGTTAAACGACACGAGGTCACCCCTATGGAGGTCTCCAGCAATACCTCATCCACAGCACTCTTCAAG CCACCTTCTGACGCCCTTATCTTAGTCCAGCAGACCCTTGAGCTGAGCTCCAGCACCCCGCCTAGGAATGAGTCGTTCCCCGGCCCCATGCCCCTCCAGCCTGGGGACGTGGACCTCCCCCATGcctctgtctttccctccctGGAGCCCTTCAGCACCATCCAGAAGCAGGACATCGCCCCCATCACCCCCTTCCCCGTCTCCAGCGACACTACCACTCTCCCCCCTGTCCCCCCAGAGGTACCCCAGCAGTTCCTCCGGGACCCCCAGGAGAGTGTGCCTCAAGAGGCCTCCAACTCCTGCGGAAGAGTGATGGTAGTAGGAATGTCCCAGATGGCGCCCCCCTCCCAGGCCCCCCAAGTTCCCCAGTTTCCCCAGGACGGGGTGGCCCAGCTGGAGAGGGCAGTAAGGGAGCTCCAGGCGGGGGGCAGCAGCCTGGTACAGCAGGTCCTAGAGGCAGCAGTGGCTCAGCAGCAACTCAACTCAGTGTTGTACAGCCCCACGTCCTCCACTGACTCCCTGCAGCAAAACGTACAGGACACCATGAACAGCCTGAGACTAGGGTGCACTGAGGGCTCTCTGGCCACACAACAGCAGCAGCTACAACAGCAGTTGCAACAACAGCAGATCCTTGGCAACATGCAACAGATACAGCAGCAACAACAGATACAGCAGCAACAACAGATACAGCAGCAACAACAGATACAGCAGCAACAACAGATACAGCAGCAACAACAGATACAGCAGCAACAACAGATACAGCAGCAACAACAGATACAGCAGCAACAACAGATACAGCAGCAACAACAGATACAGCAGCAACAACAGATACAGCAGCAACAACAGATACAGCAGCATCAAGACCTTGGCAACATACAGCTACAACCACAATTATTAATACAGCCACAGGATCAACAActgcaacagcaacaacagataCTGGGGAACCTACAACAATTACAACATCAACAgtttcaacaacaacagcagcagcaggtcCTAGGAAACATACAGCTACAGGATCAACAacttcagcaacaacaacaagtaCTGGGCAACCTACAACAACAAAACCAAGCAGTAGGCAACATGCAACActtacagcaacaacaacagcagcagcaggtgTTGGAGAACTTTCAGCAGCAGCTCCAGGCTGAGCTCCTCCAGCCCCAGATCCACTCCTCGTCTCATCCCCAGCAGCAGCCTGTGTCTCTCCTCCAGCAGGCTGGGGAGCTGCTCACCATCCAGACCTCCAGCTTCCCCCACCAGCCGCCCTCCCACACCTCCCCCCCCCAGCAGCTCCTCCAGTCCCCCAGGCCTCTGTCGGAATCCCCCAGCCCGCAGCTCCAGGTCCAGGCCGCCCTGCTCCAGAACACTCTGACTGTGCTGACCAGTGGTAGCCTAGATCATGAGCAGCAGGTCACGGGGTCCACGCTGTTCCTCTCTCCCAACACACTCTCTAGCCAGGGTAGTCGGCAGCAGCTGGCATTCCTGTCCTCCATGGAGACTTCAGCCAGTGAGCACCAGACTGTGTCAGTGTTCCAGCCTCAAACCCAGCAGCAGCAGAGCACGCCCATGGACCAACAGCAGTCCCCCCAGCAGACACAACCACAGCAAACCCAGCAGCAGCGTCCCATGGCTCAGCAAGGCTCCTTGTTCCAAACTAACACTCTGTCCTCCAGCCAGCACCCTCAGCCCCAGCCCACAGACCTGCTCCTCTGCACCGCCTCCCTCAACCCCCAGGCTCTGCCTCCAACCCTCCTCTTCAGTACCCAGGACCCCTCCATGGGCAGCAGCACCCCTCACCCCCAGAACACCCCTGCTCCCCTCCTGTTCTCCCAGCCCACCATGGTTGGGATCAGGGTAGGGGTGGCCCAGTCTGACCCAGCAGAGCCCATGTCCTTCCAGGACCAGAGCTCCACAGTAGGGGGGACCACTGCCTCCATCAATCCCCCTCAGCAGGGCATGTTCCAGGGCCAGCAGCCTATGCAGGTGAGCTCCAGCTCAGGCAGTGGCCCTGACAGCCAGCAGGTGGAGCTGTACCTGCCACAGGGTTCTCTGTCTGGTCTGCAGAGCAACATGGCTACGCAGGAACTAGAACACCAGGCTGCAGCAGCTGCGACCATCTTTGTGATGCAGAGCGGACTGGGGGTGGTGGAGCTGCAGAGTACCGCCTCCTCCCCCGGTCAGAGACCCCCAGAGCAGCTGTTCCAGACGGGAGTGAGTAGGAATGTCGGCCAGCCAGGAGGACAACCCAACCTGTTTGTGTTCGGCCTCCAGAACG ATTCCTCCCAGCTGATGACGTCCGCTGGTCCAACACTGTCAGCCCAGAGCCAACCCCAGAACGCCAACCCTGTGCAGGCAAACCACATCCAGTCTTTACTGGACTCAGACATGGCCCAGACAGCCACACCCATGCAGACCAACCTACAGACCCCAatgcagacaaacacacatactgCAATGCAGACCAATATACAGACTGCCATAGAAACTAGCCTGCCGACCCTTATGCAGACCAGCTTACAGAACGCCATACAGACCAACATGCAGACGTCCATGAGCACCTCCCAGAAGATGGAGGACCTGCTGGAGAGTCTACAGAAGCAGTGA
- the LOC129866954 gene encoding nuclear factor of activated T-cells 5-like isoform X1 has translation MPSDFISLLSADLDLNSPKSLYSKESVYDLLPKELQLQSSSSQTDTPTMSQKSGGEAGPPPSAAMASAISSSPSPSSLATGGPSSDPSTSAMDQSQPPLLHHHPSGGAREGSGAPEGSEREGVEGALPASEGGGGNGTSSGTGGGDPGEAGGVGSQQQPQNTPSKRRPVLSISPPPEDLFDDSSMSCQEDPAPAGPAGPDSEHSSSIWADDSASNFSLISSSSYNDNTEVPRKSRKRTPRQRPGAKPAPPEDSMDVFDADSATAPHFVLSQLGPDKASPKPSSLEAGCLLKGGLLSGQCPQKSEGKELKILVQPETQHRARYLTEGSRGSVKDRTQQGFPTVKLEGVSEPVVLQVFVASDTGRVKPHGFYQACRVTGRNTTACKEVDIEGTTVIEVPLEPSSAMSLAVDCVGILKLRNADVEARIGVAGSKKKSTRARLAFRVNIPQPDGSVLALQTTSSPILCTQPAGVPEILKKSLHSCSVRGGEELFIIGKNFLKGTKVIFQENPADDDSWQAEAEIDMELFHQNHVVVKVPPYHSLSVSSPVSVGVYITTNAGRSHDNQPFMYTPDSADKSLNMSVKIEGSSLVKACTFNDQINYLASDPAQSAGELVKRHEVTPMEVSSNTSSTALFKPPSDALILVQQTLELSSSTPPRNESFPGPMPLQPGDVDLPHASVFPSLEPFSTIQKQDIAPITPFPVSSDTTTLPPVPPEVPQQFLRDPQESVPQEASNSCGRVMVVGMSQMAPPSQAPQVPQFPQDGVAQLERAVRELQAGGSSLVQQVLEAAVAQQQLNSVLYSPTSSTDSLQQNVQDTMNSLRLGCTEGSLATQQQQLQQQLQQQQILGNMQQIQQQQQIQQQQQIQQQQQIQQQQQIQQQQQIQQQQQIQQQQQIQQQQQIQQQQQIQQQQQIQQQQQIQQHQDLGNIQLQPQLLIQPQDQQLQQQQQILGNLQQLQHQQFQQQQQQQVLGNIQLQDQQLQQQQQVLGNLQQQNQAVGNMQHLQQQQQQQQVLENFQQQLQAELLQPQIHSSSHPQQQPVSLLQQAGELLTIQTSSFPHQPPSHTSPPQQLLQSPRPLSESPSPQLQVQAALLQNTLTVLTSGSLDHEQQVTGSTLFLSPNTLSSQGSRQQLAFLSSMETSASEHQTVSVFQPQTQQQQSTPMDQQQSPQQTQPQQTQQQRPMAQQGSLFQTNTLSSSQHPQPQPTDLLLCTASLNPQALPPTLLFSTQDPSMGSSTPHPQNTPAPLLFSQPTMVGIRVGVAQSDPAEPMSFQDQSSTVGGTTASINPPQQGMFQGQQPMQVSSSSGSGPDSQQVELYLPQGSLSGLQSNMATQELEHQAAAAATIFVMQSGLGVVELQSTASSPGQRPPEQLFQTGVSRNVGQPGGQPNLFVFGLQNDSSQLMTSAGPTLSAQSQPQNANPVQANHIQSLLDSDMAQTATPMQTNLQTPMQTNTHTAMQTNIQTAIETSLPTLMQTSLQNAIQTNMQTSMSTSQKMEDLLESLQKQ, from the exons ATGCCCTCTGATTTTATATCCCTCCTCAGCGCTGATCTCGACCTTAATTCCCCCAAATCCCTTTACTCTAAAG agTCTGTGTATGACCTCCTCCCTAAGGAGCTCCAGCTGCAGTCATCCTCctcccagacagacacaccaaccatGAGCCAGAAGAGCGGGGGAGAGGCCGGACCGCCCCCTTCTGCAGCCATGGCCTCAG CCATCTCATCCAGCCCTTCTCCATCCTCTTTGGCCACGGGAGGCCCCAGCTCGGACCCCTCTACCTCAGCCATGGACCAGTCCcagcctcctcttctccaccACCATCCCAGTGGGGGTGCCAGAGAGGGGTCAGGAGCCCCAGAAGGATcagagagggaaggggtggagGGAGCTCTGCCTGCCTCTGAAGGTGGAGGTGGCAATGGGACCAGCTctggaacaggaggaggagacccAGGAGAGGCAGGGGGGGTGGGATCCCAGCAGCAGCCCCAGAACACCCCCTCTAAGCGGAGGCCAGTGTTGAGCATCTCCCCCCCTCCGGAGGACCTGTTTGATGACAGCAGTATGTCCTGCCAGGAGGATCCAGCCCCGGCCGGGCCAGCAGGTCCAGACTCAGAACATAGCAGCAGCATCTGGGCTGACGACTCGGCCTCCAACTTCAGCCTGATCAGCTCCAGCTCCTACAACGACAACACAGAGGTGCCCCGCAAGTCCCGTAAACGCACCCCCCGCCAGCGGCCCGGGGCCAAGCCTGCACCCCCAGAGGACAGCATGGACGTGTTTGATGCAGACAGCGCCACGGCCCCACACTTTGTACTGTCTCAGCTGGGCCCAGACAAGGCCAGCCCCAAGCCCAG TTCTCTGGAGGCTGGGTGTCTGCTGAAGGGAGGCCTGCTGTCAGGTCAGTGTCCCCAGAAGAGTGAGGGCAAGGAGCTGAAGATCCTGGTGCAGCCAGAGACCCAGCACCGGGCACGCTACCTGACCGAGGGCAGCCGCGGCTCTGTCAAAGACCGCACCCAACAGGGCTTCCCCACGGTCAAG tTAGAGGGTGTCAGTGAGCCGGTGGTGCTGCAGGTGTTTGTGGCCAGTGACACAGGCAGAGTGAAGCCTCATGGGTTCTACCAGGCCTGCAGGGTGACAGGACGCAACACCACGGCCTGCAAGGAGGTGGACATCGAGGGGACCACCGTCATAGAGGTCCCTCTGGAGCCCAGCAGCGCCATGTCACTTGC GGTTGATTGTGTGGGGATCCTGAAGCTGCGTAACGCAGACGTGGAGGCTCGTATAGGAGTGGCCGGGTCCAAGAAGAAGAGCACCCGGGCCAGGCTGGCATTCAGGGTCAACATCCCCCAGCCTGATGGGTCTGTCCTAGCCCTACAGACCACCTCGTCACCCATCCTCTGCA CCCAGCCAGCAGGGGTGCCAGAGATCCTGAAGAAGAGTCTCCACAGCTGttcagtgagaggaggagaggagctctTCATCATAGGGAAGAACTTCCTCAAAGGAACCAAGGTCATCTTCCAGGAGAACCCAGCAG ATGATGACTCGTGGCAGGCCGAGGCAGAGATTGACATGGAGCTGTTCCATCAG AACCATGTGGTGGTGAAGGTTCCGCCGtaccacagtctgtctgtctcctctcctgtctctgtgggCGTCTACATCACGACCAATGCCGGGAGGTCACATGACAACCAGCCCTTCATGTATACCCCAGACTCAG CAGATAAGTCCCTGAACATGTCTGTGAAGATAGAGGGTTCTTCTCTGGTCAAGGCCTGCACCTTCAATGACCAGATCAATTATCTGGCCTCTGACCCTGCCCAGTCTGCTGGCGAACTGGTTAAACGACACGAGGTCACCCCTATGGAGGTCTCCAGCAATACCTCATCCACAGCACTCTTCAAG CCACCTTCTGACGCCCTTATCTTAGTCCAGCAGACCCTTGAGCTGAGCTCCAGCACCCCGCCTAGGAATGAGTCGTTCCCCGGCCCCATGCCCCTCCAGCCTGGGGACGTGGACCTCCCCCATGcctctgtctttccctccctGGAGCCCTTCAGCACCATCCAGAAGCAGGACATCGCCCCCATCACCCCCTTCCCCGTCTCCAGCGACACTACCACTCTCCCCCCTGTCCCCCCAGAGGTACCCCAGCAGTTCCTCCGGGACCCCCAGGAGAGTGTGCCTCAAGAGGCCTCCAACTCCTGCGGAAGAGTGATGGTAGTAGGAATGTCCCAGATGGCGCCCCCCTCCCAGGCCCCCCAAGTTCCCCAGTTTCCCCAGGACGGGGTGGCCCAGCTGGAGAGGGCAGTAAGGGAGCTCCAGGCGGGGGGCAGCAGCCTGGTACAGCAGGTCCTAGAGGCAGCAGTGGCTCAGCAGCAACTCAACTCAGTGTTGTACAGCCCCACGTCCTCCACTGACTCCCTGCAGCAAAACGTACAGGACACCATGAACAGCCTGAGACTAGGGTGCACTGAGGGCTCTCTGGCCACACAACAGCAGCAGCTACAACAGCAGTTGCAACAACAGCAGATCCTTGGCAACATGCAACAGATACAGCAGCAACAACAGATACAGCAGCAACAACAGATACAGCAGCAACAACAGATACAGCAGCAACAACAGATACAGCAGCAACAACAGATACAGCAGCAACAACAGATACAGCAGCAACAACAGATACAGCAGCAACAACAGATACAGCAGCAACAACAGATACAGCAGCAACAACAGATACAGCAGCAACAACAGATACAGCAGCATCAAGACCTTGGCAACATACAGCTACAACCACAATTATTAATACAGCCACAGGATCAACAActgcaacagcaacaacagataCTGGGGAACCTACAACAATTACAACATCAACAgtttcaacaacaacagcagcagcaggtcCTAGGAAACATACAGCTACAGGATCAACAacttcagcaacaacaacaagtaCTGGGCAACCTACAACAACAAAACCAAGCAGTAGGCAACATGCAACActtacagcaacaacaacagcagcagcaggtgTTGGAGAACTTTCAGCAGCAGCTCCAGGCTGAGCTCCTCCAGCCCCAGATCCACTCCTCGTCTCATCCCCAGCAGCAGCCTGTGTCTCTCCTCCAGCAGGCTGGGGAGCTGCTCACCATCCAGACCTCCAGCTTCCCCCACCAGCCGCCCTCCCACACCTCCCCCCCCCAGCAGCTCCTCCAGTCCCCCAGGCCTCTGTCGGAATCCCCCAGCCCGCAGCTCCAGGTCCAGGCCGCCCTGCTCCAGAACACTCTGACTGTGCTGACCAGTGGTAGCCTAGATCATGAGCAGCAGGTCACGGGGTCCACGCTGTTCCTCTCTCCCAACACACTCTCTAGCCAGGGTAGTCGGCAGCAGCTGGCATTCCTGTCCTCCATGGAGACTTCAGCCAGTGAGCACCAGACTGTGTCAGTGTTCCAGCCTCAAACCCAGCAGCAGCAGAGCACGCCCATGGACCAACAGCAGTCCCCCCAGCAGACACAACCACAGCAAACCCAGCAGCAGCGTCCCATGGCTCAGCAAGGCTCCTTGTTCCAAACTAACACTCTGTCCTCCAGCCAGCACCCTCAGCCCCAGCCCACAGACCTGCTCCTCTGCACCGCCTCCCTCAACCCCCAGGCTCTGCCTCCAACCCTCCTCTTCAGTACCCAGGACCCCTCCATGGGCAGCAGCACCCCTCACCCCCAGAACACCCCTGCTCCCCTCCTGTTCTCCCAGCCCACCATGGTTGGGATCAGGGTAGGGGTGGCCCAGTCTGACCCAGCAGAGCCCATGTCCTTCCAGGACCAGAGCTCCACAGTAGGGGGGACCACTGCCTCCATCAATCCCCCTCAGCAGGGCATGTTCCAGGGCCAGCAGCCTATGCAGGTGAGCTCCAGCTCAGGCAGTGGCCCTGACAGCCAGCAGGTGGAGCTGTACCTGCCACAGGGTTCTCTGTCTGGTCTGCAGAGCAACATGGCTACGCAGGAACTAGAACACCAGGCTGCAGCAGCTGCGACCATCTTTGTGATGCAGAGCGGACTGGGGGTGGTGGAGCTGCAGAGTACCGCCTCCTCCCCCGGTCAGAGACCCCCAGAGCAGCTGTTCCAGACGGGAGTGAGTAGGAATGTCGGCCAGCCAGGAGGACAACCCAACCTGTTTGTGTTCGGCCTCCAGAACG ATTCCTCCCAGCTGATGACGTCCGCTGGTCCAACACTGTCAGCCCAGAGCCAACCCCAGAACGCCAACCCTGTGCAGGCAAACCACATCCAGTCTTTACTGGACTCAGACATGGCCCAGACAGCCACACCCATGCAGACCAACCTACAGACCCCAatgcagacaaacacacatactgCAATGCAGACCAATATACAGACTGCCATAGAAACTAGCCTGCCGACCCTTATGCAGACCAGCTTACAGAACGCCATACAGACCAACATGCAGACGTCCATGAGCACCTCCCAGAAGATGGAGGACCTGCTGGAGAGTCTACAGAAGCAGTGA